The Thermodesulfobacteriota bacterium nucleotide sequence GTCATGATCTTTGAGATCGTGAAAATTCTCTCTATAATTGAGAGTTGTGTTTTGACATAGAAATCGTCCACCATGTTCGGTCTGATTTTGTGTCTCTCTCTTAATAGCTCGATTATTCTGGTTTGGGCTACTGGCACGTCACCTGAATTTTTAACTGATACGGAAATATTATCTACATGGGAAATGCCCACGATCCTTTTTTGAAGTGTGGTATAGGGCAGTAAGATTACGTCATCCTGGTCTTTGCCACTGGGGGTCTGTCCAATGGGACTCATCACTCCAATAACCTTAAATGAGTTATTTCTAATTCTCACGGATTTACCAATAGGATTCTGATATCCGAAAAGATTATTCGCTACGGTCTTCCCGATAACGCAGACTCTTGCATCACTTAGGACATCTTTATTATTGAAGAAGTTTCCCTGGTCTGGAAACCAATCGTTAATATTTATGAAGTCTGTTGACACACCTACGATTGTTGTGAACCAGTTACGATTACCTGATACTACAGTCGCTGCTGTATCTATGATGGGAGAAACAAACGTCACCATACTCAGGTTACGTATGGCATCCGCATCTGCCGCGGTCAGGGGATTTTTGATATTTGATCTTGTTACGATACCAGTTCCAGCTCTCTTCCCGTAATTGACTATTAAAGAATTTCCTCCAAGGTTGGTTAATTGTTCTTCTATTATAGTCTTAGCCCCTTGCGTAAGTGCGACGAGCGTTATTACTGCAGCAACGCCAATTATTATGCCGAGTGTGGTGAGGACCGAGCGTAATTTGTTTGACATCACTGCATCATACGAAATTTTAAATGCCAATAAGAGGTTCATTTTTGTAATTTTTTCTAAATAGTATATGTAATTCTGGCCTGATTAAATCGAGTAACCAAGATAAACAAAAATTATTGAACCTTATACAATTTAGTTTATGCATCATTATCATGACAATTTTGCCTTTAAGCATTTGGAATTATAGTAGTATTCTTATCGGTTTATATGGTCTATATTACTACCACTGCATTCTATTAATTTATTTTTGTCCAGATATTCCTTAATTGCGTTCGCAAAAACCAGGTTAGCCTTGGAATTTGGATGGTTGTCTGTTCGAAAGATACTATATTCCGAAATTTTCGTTCCCTCGAATGAAGGAGTGAGATCAACATAATAGAGGCCACTATTTGTTACTATACTCTCCAATTCATGCTGTTCGCTTGGTGTTATTCCCAGATTTCCAACCACTATTGGAATCTTTTTTTCAGTGCTGAATGCACCGATCATCGAGAAAACTTTACGCATGTAATCTACTTGCTCCTCTGTAAAGGTGGAATTACCATCGATTCTCTGATTTTTATGCATATCTTTTTTCCCAAGGTTCTTAAGAAATTGTTTAAGGCTGCTTATTGCGAACGATTGAAAAAAGAATGGATGCCCTTTTTCTTTTACCTTATATGTACCTTCAAACAGTTTGTCTGGTGGGCTTTCAAAGTCGTTATATTCGCAAAAACCGATTACAATCATGTCAGGATCCCAATCCATTATCCTCTTTCTTATAACAGCCCAATATTGGCTTAAATAATATCCTCCTACTGCGAAGTTTATGAATTCATAATTCTCGCTCGGACAGCTTGTCTTGAATTTTTCTTCAAGTATCGAGTGATAAGCATCTTCGATATTCACACCTGCTGGCATAGTTAAGGAATCTCCGACAACAGCCACCCTTATGGTATTTTTTGGTTTAGTCATCGAATATTCCTTATCCCGAAGTCCTTCGGAGTTGGTTTTAAATCTGGCCATCTTGAAGTACGTATTGAGGTTTGGTTTGAGTTGGTAAACGATTTCTCGATCCCGAGAAGGTTCTATCAGTCCAGATAGACCTAGCGGGGTGACACTATTCATTTTTTCATAATTCAGGCTATCACTGCCGAAGATAGTATAGCGATAGGAGATCTCAAGCACTATGAATGATAATATTGAGGATAATACGAATATTGAAATCTTTATCAATAACCCTTTCTTGATCATTAGTTTCGCTCATCGAGGGGTAGAGTGTAAGCCTCTCTGATGTATGTTTCAGGAATCCTGGAATAATATAATATATTAGCATCAAATAAGCATATTATTCTAACTTGTAGAGATTGTTCTCTATTTTACATTTAGGGATCTAAGCTATACAATTTTTGTAAAATTTAATGACTAAAATCAAAATCTGCGGGATTACTAATTTAGATGACGCTTTTTTAGCTTTAGATTTAGGGGCCGACGCCCTTGGGTTTATTTTCTACAGGGATAGCAAGCGATATATTAGTTCAGAAGATGCGTTAAGGATTATCTCGAAGCTCCCCCCATTTGTCACGACAGTTGGGGTTTTTGTAAACCAAGGTGTGGAGGAGCTTAAATCTATGAAAAGAGAAATTGGGTTTGATCTTTTTCAGCTTCATGGAGACGAAGAACCAGATTATTGCAGAGAGCTAGGTAATTCAGTTATTAAGGCAATAGGAGTAAAAGATTGCATAAATCAGGACGATATCGACTCTTTTCCCGTACAAGCTTTATTATTTGATGCATACTCAACAGCGGAATTTGGAGGCACAGGAAGAAGTTTTAATTGGGGATTGCTGAAGGGTATAGCGTTATCAAAGAGCGTTATTCTATCGGGTGGACTTACCCCTGAGAATGTTGCCGAAGCTATCGATATTGTCAATCCCTATGCGGTTGATGTCAGCTCGGGTGTGGAAGACTATCCAGGAAAGAAAAACCCAGTTAAGTTAAAGGCATTCATAGCGGCGGTAAGAAATGGAGACTAGGTTAAGACTACCCGATGAAATGGGGCATTTCGGAAAATTTGGGGGAAGATATGTATCTGAAACACTTATGCCTGCTCTCCTGGAACTAGAGAGGGCTTATCGCCAAGTAAAGGATGATGCCAGATTTAGGGATGAGCTAAATTATTATCTAACTGAATATGCTGGTCGGCCGACCCCCCTTTATTTTGCAGAAAGAATGACGAGGAGACTAGGTGGCGCGAAGATTTACCTTAAACGTGAAGACCTAGCCCATACCGGCGCACATAAGATCAATAATACGATAGGTCAGGCCCTGCTCGCATCGCGTATGGAAAAAAGGAGGGTAATAGCTGAGACTGGAGCTGGACAACATGGGGTCGCCACTGCTACAGTCGCCGCTTTGCTAAATATGGAATGTGAAATATTTATGGGTCTTGAAGACACAAAGAGGCAGGCTATTAATGTATTCCGGATGAAACTACTGGGTGCGAAGGTTAATGAGGTCAAGTCTGGCACCCAGACACTGAAGGATGCGATGAATGAGGCCATGAGGGATTGGATAACGAATGTGAGGAACACATTCTATATAATTGGAAGCGTTGCCGGTCCTCACCCCTATCCCATGATGGTGCGAGACTTTCAATCTATTATTGGACATGAGGCAAGGAACCAGATATTAGACAAGGAATCTAGGTTGCCCGACCTTCTTGTCGCATGCGTAGGCGGGGGATCTAACGCAATGGGGCTTTTCTACCCGTTTCTGGATGATGAAGAGGTAAAAATGACTGGGGTCGAAGCTGCAGGATATGGACTCGAGACTGGAAAACATGCGGCCAGCATAGCCGCCGGCAAATTAGGCGTTCTTCATGGCAGTAAAACATATATCCTACAGGACAGTGACGGGCAGGTAACGGGTACACATTCGATAGCGGCTGGTCTTGATTATCCTGGTGTTGGGCCTGAACATTCCATGCTAAGTGATTTAAAAAGAGTTTCTTACACCGCTGTGACTGATGACCAGGCCTTAGAGGCATTTAGATTCCTTTCACAAACTGAGGGTATAATTCCTGCCCTTGAAACCGCCCATGCACTAGCCCATGCGATGAAAGTTGCACCGACTATGCCGAAGGATTCGATAATAATCATCTGCCTTTCGGGAAGAGGTGATAAGGATATCCATACTGTTTCCGGCACGTTAGGTTAACTGATTTATCAGTAGTAATTCATCTAAGAGAATTACCTTCCCTTTCTAAATAATCAACAGGTACTTGATGCTTCTATGACTATGGTATAAAATCGTGTACGAGGTGGGGATCTCTATTACAATATACTTTAAGGACATTCCTTTGACTTTTAGGAAGAAACAGTTAAATTCCCAGTATGTTATTTCCCCCAATTGCAGATTTGAAATCTCACATTTAGATATAAAATCTCCTTTAATCAAAATAACCCCCACAGAAATTCCCCGTCACAAATTAGATGATAATGAGATCGGTTTTATATAGTGTTCCCAGGTAACAGAGATGAGAATTGAACGAAAATTTCAGGAGCTCAGTGAAAAAGGTAGAGCGGCATTGGTAACATATATTACAGCCGGTGATCCATCACTTGAACTAACCCCAGATATTGTGTTTCGGCTGGAAAAAAGCGGTGCTGATATAATAGAGCTGGGTGTACCCTTTTCTGATCCAATGGCCGATGGCCCCGCAATCCAACTGGCTTCTGAGAGGGCGCTAAATAGCGGAACAACCCTCCATGGGGTTCTTGATGCGGTTAGAAAAATTAGGAAGCATTCTGAGATACCACTTTTGTTATTTGGTTACTATAACCCCTTCTTTGCTTACGGGTTAAAAAAGCTGGCAACCGATGCGAGTGAGGCAGGCGTGGATGGAATACTAAGCGTTGACCTGCCTCCAGAAGAAGCGGAGGAATTTAAGATTCATACTGATGATAAGGGACTTAATCTGGTTTTTTTATTGGCTCCTAACAGTACTGTTGAGAGGATTAATCTGGTCGCCGAGTATGCAAGTGGATTTGTATATCTGGTGTCCGTTACAGGCGTAACAGGAGAGAGACCGAATTTGGATTATTCGCTCGAACCTATTATTGATGAGATAAGAAAACATATCAGACTTCCGGTCGGAGTCGGGTTTGGTGTATCAACTCCTTCACAGGCAAGCAAAATCGCAAAGCTGGCGGATGCTGTGATTGTTGGGAGTGCGCTTGTAAGGATAATTGAAAAAAATGGTGATAATAAAGTTTCATTGCTTAGTAAAATTGGAGAGTTTGTAAGTGGCTTGAGCAAGGCCTGTGACAAGGAAGGAATCAATCATAGAGGTCGGAAAGTAAACTAATGATGTGATGTACATATGCAGGACGAACTTAGAAGATATTTGTTTATAGGTGATTTTGATTCATTGCTCCATGGGCTCTTCTCGAAGAGAGGTGAAGTAATTTGGGTGAGCTCGATTGAAGAAGCGTTAAATCAAACCGGGAATTTTACCATGATCATGATTGAAAAGAATTATTTTTCCAACGATGTTTCTAAGGAAATTAATGTACATTATCCAAACACCCCAATAATTGTGAGTGATATCGATAGGCCGTCAGAGCCTCCTCCCTGGGTCAGATTTGTTCCATTTAACGAGATACTTTCGGGTCAAATTGCAAGAGAGGAGAAATTCGCAAAGACTGAGCTTAGGGTGGAAGAACTGAGGAGAGTGCATAATGGAGCGAAAAAGATGTTGATACTGCTCCATTACAATCCCGACCCGGATGCAATTGCCAGTGCTCTGGCACTGAGAACGTTGCTAAAGAGGAATCGGCAGACCGCTATAATCGGTCATCTTGGAGAGAAGGTGTCGCGCCCTGAAAACGTAGCGATGATAGAACAGCTCGATATCGACCTGGAGGAACTCGATAATAAAGATATTAAAGATTTTGATTCAATAGCACTTGTTGATGTCCAACCACCGTACTTTGGCAATATTCTTCCCGATGTCGATAGTGTTATTGACCATCATCCTCAGGTTGGCTCTTTTAAGTGCAGGTTTTCTGAGATCAGGTCTGAAGAAGGGGCAACATCTACGATTTTGACAAGCTTCCTCCGTGCAGCTCAGGTTGAGATATCAGAAAGGCTTGCCACATGCCTTCTTTATGGCATTAAGACCGATACCGTGTCACTAAACCGCGACGCAAATCCCGATGACATAGATGCGTTTACCTTTCTTTATCCTCATGCAAACCTGGGATTATTAAGGAGGATTGAAAGGGCGGAGATTCCGCCTTCCGAGCTGAAGTGCTTCGGGAAAGCACTGGCGGACCACTGGATATCGGATGGCATTTTCTTTGTTAATCTAGGCAGGGTCAAGAGGGAATATTTAATCCCCAAGATGGCTGATTTTGGCATTCAGGTAAAGGGGGTTGGCTGGTCTATTGCATTTGGAATAATAAGCGACTCTTATCTTGTAATCTCGGTAAGAAATGTTGGTTTTAAGAAAAGCGCTGGCCGTATTGTCAGGGATTTGTTTGGAGAAATTGGGAGCGCTGGAGGACATAGGTCTGCAGCTAAGGCGGTCATATCCTTGCGAAAAATAAGAAATATCATAGGAAAGGGTTCGCAAGAACGCATAAGAAAATGGCTAACAAAGCAGTTTTTAAAATCAATAACTGAAAATTCTAACGAACAGAGTTGAAGCAATTAAGCACATAACTAGTTGAAGTCGAGGGAATCAGTATGGATCTTGTTCAAAGGGAAAATGTATCACTCGTTGTAATTGACATGCAGGAAAGGCTAATTGGTGCAATTCCTGAAGAAAAACGTGAACCAACCATAAAAAACGCGGCACTGCTGATTGAAGCGGCTAAAACTTTTGCGATGCCGATAACCGTGACTGAACAGTATCCAAAGGGATTAGGTCCCACAATCGCTGAAATTAAGGATCGCGTTGGAGACGGGTTCAAACCGATTGAGAAGGTGGTTTTCAGTTGTGCAAGATCTCCTGAATTTAAATCGGTGATTGAGGAAACACATAAGCGCCAGGCGCTTATTTGTGGGATAGAGACTCACGTGTGCGTGCTTCAGACCGTTATAGATATGATTAATAATGGTTATGTGTTATACGTCCCTGCTGATGCGGTCGCATCTAGAAAAGACCTTGACTGGGAGAAGGGCCTAAACCTCATAGAAAAGGCCGGAGCAGTTGTTGGAACAACAGAGACATTCATATTTCAGCTGTTGGAGCGCGCTGGGACTGAGGAATTTAAAAAGATTTCAAAACTTCTCAAGTGACCTCCTCCGAATCTTCATCCTTCGACTGGGCTCAGGATGCACGGTTTGGATATACATTATCCTATTAAGAGAGTATAAAGCCGTTCACACTGAGCCTGTCGAAGTGTGAAAATCGATGCGACTTAACATCATTCGACACTCCCATCCACCGCTATATCGATATACTAAGGACTCACTGCTCGGGATGAGCTGATAGCTAATCCAATAAACAGTTTGGATTAATGGCATTATGTTGGTGTAAGGTTATTACTCCTTAATAAAGGAGACGCGCCACTTTTAAGGTAATGCGGGGTTTGGAAACCCCGCCTGTCCATGATTGACCTAGAAAAGGGCAATCACACGATCACGTCAATCAAAGTGTCCCGCTATGTTTTCTTGACAATGGTCAGCTATAGGTCGGAACTCTCCTCTTCAGCCATGACTGGATAATTGAATGAACTCATGAGCTCTAGGTTGATTAGCGCCTGAGAACCAAAATCTGCAACCGTGACAGGTGTACTATCCTTTTTTAGGATTGACCCCTCAGATGATAGAGACGACCGAACCGTCTCACAGAGCCTGCACGCCTTAACCACAGCCTTTGTTGCCACAATGCGTTCAGTTTCGAATGGCATTTCTTTTCCTTCTCGCTCTTAATATATCGGTTAGAAGCCATAAAATCAGGAACGGAATATAGTAGAAGAGCATTATTTGGAGTGCCGATAATAAATCCTTGTTTATCATCCATATGATAGAGTCGAGAAGAGTCACAGAACAGAATACGATGATTGATCTCGTGTGGTCATCTGAAACCCTTTTCTTAAATAGCCAATGTGCTCCACGTGTGAGTATTGTGACATTGATAAAGGCTCCGAGGAGACTACTAATCATTTCAAAACGTTAGTTGTTTCAATCACAATTATAACGTTGTAATAAACAAGAATCCTGTCGGTAGTGTTCTAATACCAGAATGGTCCACCGTAGAATGGTCCGCCATACCAGAAACCATCATCGGCAAGCGTAAAATTAGACCAATCCTCGTAAGCCTGATTTTGACGTACAGCATCAATATATGTCTGCTGCATGTAATTTATCACTTCATCCGATACGCCCATTTCCTTGAGCTGTACCAATTGGCTGGCCTGAATCCTGTAAACAGTGTGAGATTGTTGGATCTTATTGATTATTATCTCAGGAGGTAATCCAGCTTCAGTCATTTCTACAACTTCTTTAACC carries:
- a CDS encoding ABC transporter permease, giving the protein MSNKLRSVLTTLGIIIGVAAVITLVALTQGAKTIIEEQLTNLGGNSLIVNYGKRAGTGIVTRSNIKNPLTAADADAIRNLSMVTFVSPIIDTAATVVSGNRNWFTTIVGVSTDFININDWFPDQGNFFNNKDVLSDARVCVIGKTVANNLFGYQNPIGKSVRIRNNSFKVIGVMSPIGQTPSGKDQDDVILLPYTTLQKRIVGISHVDNISVSVKNSGDVPVAQTRIIELLRERHKIRPNMVDDFYVKTQLSIIERIFTISKIMT
- a CDS encoding hydrolase; this translates as MDLVQRENVSLVVIDMQERLIGAIPEEKREPTIKNAALLIEAAKTFAMPITVTEQYPKGLGPTIAEIKDRVGDGFKPIEKVVFSCARSPEFKSVIEETHKRQALICGIETHVCVLQTVIDMINNGYVLYVPADAVASRKDLDWEKGLNLIEKAGAVVGTTETFIFQLLERAGTEEFKKISKLLK
- a CDS encoding phosphoribosylanthranilate isomerase → MTKIKICGITNLDDAFLALDLGADALGFIFYRDSKRYISSEDALRIISKLPPFVTTVGVFVNQGVEELKSMKREIGFDLFQLHGDEEPDYCRELGNSVIKAIGVKDCINQDDIDSFPVQALLFDAYSTAEFGGTGRSFNWGLLKGIALSKSVILSGGLTPENVAEAIDIVNPYAVDVSSGVEDYPGKKNPVKLKAFIAAVRNGD
- a CDS encoding SGNH/GDSL hydrolase family protein yields the protein MIKKGLLIKISIFVLSSILSFIVLEISYRYTIFGSDSLNYEKMNSVTPLGLSGLIEPSRDREIVYQLKPNLNTYFKMARFKTNSEGLRDKEYSMTKPKNTIRVAVVGDSLTMPAGVNIEDAYHSILEEKFKTSCPSENYEFINFAVGGYYLSQYWAVIRKRIMDWDPDMIVIGFCEYNDFESPPDKLFEGTYKVKEKGHPFFFQSFAISSLKQFLKNLGKKDMHKNQRIDGNSTFTEEQVDYMRKVFSMIGAFSTEKKIPIVVGNLGITPSEQHELESIVTNSGLYYVDLTPSFEGTKISEYSIFRTDNHPNSKANLVFANAIKEYLDKNKLIECSGSNIDHINR
- the trpA gene encoding tryptophan synthase subunit alpha translates to MRIERKFQELSEKGRAALVTYITAGDPSLELTPDIVFRLEKSGADIIELGVPFSDPMADGPAIQLASERALNSGTTLHGVLDAVRKIRKHSEIPLLLFGYYNPFFAYGLKKLATDASEAGVDGILSVDLPPEEAEEFKIHTDDKGLNLVFLLAPNSTVERINLVAEYASGFVYLVSVTGVTGERPNLDYSLEPIIDEIRKHIRLPVGVGFGVSTPSQASKIAKLADAVIVGSALVRIIEKNGDNKVSLLSKIGEFVSGLSKACDKEGINHRGRKVN
- a CDS encoding DHH family phosphoesterase, whose product is MQDELRRYLFIGDFDSLLHGLFSKRGEVIWVSSIEEALNQTGNFTMIMIEKNYFSNDVSKEINVHYPNTPIIVSDIDRPSEPPPWVRFVPFNEILSGQIAREEKFAKTELRVEELRRVHNGAKKMLILLHYNPDPDAIASALALRTLLKRNRQTAIIGHLGEKVSRPENVAMIEQLDIDLEELDNKDIKDFDSIALVDVQPPYFGNILPDVDSVIDHHPQVGSFKCRFSEIRSEEGATSTILTSFLRAAQVEISERLATCLLYGIKTDTVSLNRDANPDDIDAFTFLYPHANLGLLRRIERAEIPPSELKCFGKALADHWISDGIFFVNLGRVKREYLIPKMADFGIQVKGVGWSIAFGIISDSYLVISVRNVGFKKSAGRIVRDLFGEIGSAGGHRSAAKAVISLRKIRNIIGKGSQERIRKWLTKQFLKSITENSNEQS
- the trpB gene encoding tryptophan synthase subunit beta → METRLRLPDEMGHFGKFGGRYVSETLMPALLELERAYRQVKDDARFRDELNYYLTEYAGRPTPLYFAERMTRRLGGAKIYLKREDLAHTGAHKINNTIGQALLASRMEKRRVIAETGAGQHGVATATVAALLNMECEIFMGLEDTKRQAINVFRMKLLGAKVNEVKSGTQTLKDAMNEAMRDWITNVRNTFYIIGSVAGPHPYPMMVRDFQSIIGHEARNQILDKESRLPDLLVACVGGGSNAMGLFYPFLDDEEVKMTGVEAAGYGLETGKHAASIAAGKLGVLHGSKTYILQDSDGQVTGTHSIAAGLDYPGVGPEHSMLSDLKRVSYTAVTDDQALEAFRFLSQTEGIIPALETAHALAHAMKVAPTMPKDSIIIICLSGRGDKDIHTVSGTLG